In Opitutaceae bacterium TAV5, one genomic interval encodes:
- a CDS encoding formyltetrahydrofolate deformylase, translated as MSHLPSSLVALLHGPDQPGLVARVSGWIFEKGGNILHADQHQDREAGVFFQRVEWVPTTAADVEGEREAFAGFARNLGMNVRVTRRDQRPRVVMFVSKFDHCFHDIALRWKAGEYHCDLVAIVSNHPDLAGAAAGYGLPYHHIPVTAVTKAAAEAQQVALLHEVRADFVIMARYMQVLSAAFLQNFGKPVINIHHSFLPAFAGGKPYHQAHARGVKLIGATAHYATAVLDDGPIIHQDVMRVTHRHGVEDLVRMGRDLERMVLARAVRLQLEHRVLAYGNKTVVFD; from the coding sequence ATGAGTCATCTTCCTTCCTCCCTCGTCGCTCTCCTGCATGGTCCTGACCAGCCCGGCCTCGTCGCCCGCGTCTCCGGCTGGATTTTCGAAAAAGGCGGCAACATCCTGCACGCCGACCAGCACCAGGATCGCGAGGCAGGCGTGTTTTTCCAGCGCGTGGAATGGGTGCCGACGACGGCGGCCGACGTGGAGGGCGAGCGGGAGGCGTTTGCCGGGTTTGCCCGCAACCTCGGGATGAATGTGCGGGTGACGCGGCGTGACCAGCGTCCGCGCGTGGTGATGTTCGTCTCGAAATTTGACCACTGTTTCCATGATATCGCGTTGCGCTGGAAGGCGGGCGAATATCACTGCGATCTGGTGGCGATCGTTTCGAATCATCCCGACCTGGCCGGAGCGGCCGCCGGCTACGGGCTCCCGTATCACCACATCCCGGTGACGGCGGTGACGAAGGCCGCGGCCGAGGCGCAACAGGTGGCGCTGCTGCATGAAGTGCGGGCGGATTTCGTCATCATGGCGCGGTACATGCAGGTGCTGTCGGCGGCCTTCCTGCAGAATTTCGGCAAGCCGGTGATCAACATCCATCACTCGTTCCTGCCGGCGTTTGCGGGAGGGAAACCTTATCATCAGGCGCATGCGCGCGGGGTGAAGCTCATCGGCGCCACCGCGCATTATGCCACCGCCGTGCTCGATGACGGGCCGATCATCCACCAGGACGTCATGCGCGTCACCCATCGCCATGGCGTCGAGGATCTGGTCCGCATGGGACGCGATCTCGAGCGGATGGTCCTGGCGCGCGCCGTGCGGCTCCAGCTCGAACACCGCGTGCTCGCTTACGGGAACAAGACGGTGGTGTTTGATTGA
- a CDS encoding N-terminal cleavage protein produces MKFFIPSLHTKSATGRAGFTLIELLTVIAIIGILAAIIIPTVSKVRESARAAQCKSNLRQIGIGLVSYISASRTGVLPGMVGDDSRSLFQGTTPMNIIGVIIDSGHLPPPPRLVLSGYPGDVNIAERGAYACPGLLPLRKYIGGGDQSTYMTDDRSNRMKKDGANLVPYNESAKPILITDVTPSMRAQVACSHPDAHKGRPNILFLDGHVEIMPPEKVATGEGWAPNWWKWDVLDKDYTKTP; encoded by the coding sequence ATGAAATTTTTCATCCCCTCCCTGCATACGAAATCTGCGACTGGCCGGGCAGGTTTTACCCTGATCGAACTGCTGACGGTCATCGCCATCATCGGCATCCTCGCCGCCATCATTATCCCGACGGTCAGCAAGGTCCGGGAAAGTGCCCGGGCGGCCCAGTGCAAAAGCAACCTGCGCCAGATCGGTATCGGCCTGGTCAGCTATATTTCTGCCTCGAGAACAGGCGTGCTTCCCGGAATGGTCGGCGACGACTCGCGCAGCCTCTTTCAGGGCACCACCCCCATGAATATTATCGGGGTCATTATCGACAGCGGCCACCTGCCGCCTCCGCCCAGGCTGGTGCTCTCGGGCTATCCCGGGGACGTGAACATCGCGGAACGTGGCGCCTACGCGTGCCCGGGGCTTCTTCCGCTCCGGAAATACATCGGCGGCGGCGACCAGTCCACCTACATGACCGACGACCGGAGCAACCGCATGAAGAAGGACGGCGCCAATCTCGTCCCCTATAACGAGAGTGCAAAGCCCATCCTCATCACCGACGTGACGCCCTCCATGCGGGCTCAGGTCGCATGCAGCCATCCCGATGCGCACAAGGGTCGCCCCAACATCCTTTTCCTCGACGGGCACGTGGAAATCATGCCTCCGGAAAAGGTGGCGACAGGCGAAGGATGGGCGCCCAACTGGTGGAAATGGGATGTCCTCGACAAGGATTACACGAAGACTCCCTGA
- a CDS encoding DNA polymerase yields the protein MPDRPTTHLPPSAAPSASPSLCGLWIAEDGVAHLAVALPDGKREERTDTLRPFAWLTASTTESPDLATGRVTNALHIEPLAGDAVFNRLVHADTLPAFDAFVKTARAASGVGIGVDVIRPAESQYLLQHRQRLFRDISFSQVRRCQLDIETASHDGDFSDASKPGDRVLAIGLRFNFPSAAVPPFPPLAHSPASPHSRTRLLVLEAMTDAAEKKLLEELNTVLAAEDPDFIEGHNLFKFDLDYLRRRARRHKVPCAWGRFGQPATFRNSRLKVAERWIDFPRCDLPGRTVVDTYLLIQLYDITTRELTSYGLKDVAVYFGITDENSDRTYIEGAHIQDAFHQDRERFLAYLADDLRETQGIADLLLPTYFEQIRTFPILPQEAILRGITNKIDLLFLEDYYHARQSVPAPPEIRAFEGGYTRSFQEGVFRHVLHFDVASLYPSLLLSIGRNPRNDTLGVFIPLLRSLREYRLRYKQLARSAPTADERAEAQARQTSFKILINSFYGYLGFSGARFGDGELAAEVTRRGRELLQTLIDAFAAEGCTILEADTDGIYLSAPDYHDRPEALLEKITPVLPPGIELEYDGRYEAMFCYKSKNYALYDGETKKIILRGSALRSRGTEPCLRRLGTMLIHFLLGASADSPLDEIARLRETIGRREHPVADLAKSEVLGQNPDAYELWINNGGKPRRPAAEAALQLTPRPRMGERIAYYIVPRTPGQTADWQRARPVALYDAETAPYDASYYLEKIDDWLERYGPFLGVPPAGGVQGELF from the coding sequence ATGCCCGACCGCCCGACCACTCACCTCCCCCCCTCTGCCGCGCCCTCCGCTTCCCCGTCGCTCTGCGGTCTGTGGATTGCCGAAGACGGCGTCGCACACCTTGCGGTCGCTCTTCCCGACGGTAAGCGCGAAGAACGCACCGATACCCTCCGCCCCTTTGCCTGGCTCACCGCCTCCACCACCGAATCGCCCGATCTCGCCACCGGGCGCGTCACCAACGCTCTCCACATCGAACCCCTCGCCGGCGACGCCGTTTTCAACCGCCTCGTCCACGCCGACACCCTCCCCGCGTTCGACGCCTTCGTCAAAACCGCCCGCGCCGCGTCCGGCGTCGGCATTGGCGTCGATGTCATCCGGCCGGCCGAGAGCCAGTACCTGCTCCAGCACCGCCAGCGCCTTTTTCGCGATATCAGTTTCAGTCAGGTCCGCCGTTGTCAGCTCGACATCGAAACCGCCTCGCATGACGGCGATTTTTCCGACGCCTCCAAACCCGGCGACCGCGTCCTCGCCATCGGCCTGCGCTTCAACTTCCCGTCCGCCGCGGTCCCCCCCTTCCCCCCTCTCGCCCACTCCCCCGCTTCCCCCCACTCCCGCACCCGCCTTCTCGTCCTCGAAGCGATGACCGATGCCGCGGAAAAAAAACTCCTCGAGGAGCTCAACACCGTCCTCGCCGCCGAGGACCCCGACTTCATCGAGGGGCACAACCTCTTCAAGTTCGACCTCGACTACCTGCGCCGCCGCGCGCGCCGCCACAAGGTGCCGTGCGCCTGGGGACGTTTCGGCCAGCCCGCCACCTTTCGCAACAGCCGCCTCAAGGTCGCCGAACGCTGGATCGATTTTCCCCGCTGCGACCTGCCCGGCCGCACCGTCGTCGACACCTACCTCCTCATCCAGCTCTACGACATCACCACGCGCGAACTCACCTCGTACGGCCTGAAAGACGTCGCCGTCTATTTCGGCATCACCGACGAAAACTCCGACCGCACCTACATCGAAGGCGCGCACATCCAGGATGCGTTTCACCAGGACCGCGAACGCTTCCTCGCCTACCTCGCCGACGACCTCCGCGAGACGCAGGGCATCGCCGACCTGCTCCTCCCCACGTATTTCGAGCAGATCAGGACATTTCCCATCCTCCCGCAGGAAGCGATCCTGCGCGGCATCACCAACAAGATCGACCTGCTCTTTCTCGAAGACTACTACCACGCCCGCCAGTCCGTCCCCGCTCCGCCCGAAATCCGCGCCTTCGAAGGCGGCTACACGCGCAGCTTCCAGGAAGGCGTCTTCCGGCACGTCCTCCACTTCGACGTGGCCTCGCTTTACCCGAGCCTCCTGCTCTCCATCGGACGCAACCCGCGCAACGACACGCTCGGCGTATTCATTCCCCTGTTACGCAGCCTCCGCGAATACCGGCTGCGCTACAAACAGCTCGCCCGCTCCGCCCCCACCGCCGACGAGCGCGCCGAGGCGCAGGCTCGGCAGACGAGCTTCAAGATCCTCATCAATTCCTTCTACGGCTACCTCGGTTTTTCCGGCGCGCGCTTCGGCGACGGCGAGCTGGCCGCGGAAGTCACGCGACGCGGCCGTGAACTCCTCCAGACGCTCATCGACGCCTTCGCCGCCGAAGGCTGCACCATCCTCGAAGCCGACACCGACGGCATCTACCTCTCCGCGCCCGATTACCATGACCGCCCCGAAGCGCTCCTCGAAAAGATCACCCCCGTCCTCCCGCCCGGCATCGAGCTCGAGTACGACGGCCGTTACGAGGCGATGTTTTGCTACAAGTCCAAAAACTACGCGCTCTATGACGGCGAAACCAAAAAGATCATCCTGCGCGGCAGCGCGCTCCGTTCGCGCGGCACCGAACCCTGCCTGCGCCGCCTCGGCACCATGCTGATCCACTTCCTGCTCGGCGCCTCCGCCGACTCCCCGCTCGACGAGATTGCCCGGCTGCGCGAAACCATCGGCCGCCGCGAACACCCCGTCGCCGACCTCGCCAAATCGGAGGTGCTCGGCCAGAACCCCGATGCCTACGAACTGTGGATCAACAACGGCGGCAAACCCCGCCGTCCCGCCGCCGAGGCCGCGCTGCAACTCACCCCGCGCCCGCGCATGGGCGAACGCATCGCCTACTACATCGTACCCCGCACACCCGGCCAGACGGCCGACTGGCAACGCGCCCGTCCTGTCGCACTCTACGACGCCGAAACCGCCCCCTACGACGCGAGCTATTATCTCGAAAAGATCGACGACTGGCTCGAACGCTACGGCCCCTTCCTCGGCGTCCCTCCCGCCGGCGGCGTCCAGGGCGAGCTGTTCTGA
- a CDS encoding ThiF domain-containing protein: MHPSDDYLDRFGALGRLFGREALVRLRAAHACVVGTGGVGSWTAEALARSGVGAITLIDLDDVCITNVNRQLPALDGQIGRPKVAALADRIRLIHPGCRVTAVTEFFTAANADALLSPPPPPAPGFSVVVDAIDNVGNKALLVAECVRRGLPCVTTGGAGGKRDATRLRTGDLGHTGGDDLLKQVRKKLRREHGFPAGERERFGVRCVWSDEKPVFPWADGTCHTDMEPGSRLRLDCASGFGTAVWVTAAFGLVAAQEAVAAIAGVPQSNTTVLFP; the protein is encoded by the coding sequence ATGCATCCGTCCGACGATTATCTTGACCGTTTCGGCGCGCTCGGCCGGCTCTTCGGCCGCGAGGCGCTTGTCCGGCTGCGGGCCGCGCACGCCTGCGTCGTCGGCACCGGCGGTGTCGGTTCGTGGACCGCCGAGGCGCTCGCCCGCAGCGGCGTCGGCGCGATCACCCTCATCGACCTCGACGACGTGTGCATCACCAACGTCAACCGCCAGCTTCCCGCGCTCGACGGCCAGATCGGCCGGCCCAAGGTGGCCGCCCTCGCCGACCGCATCCGGCTCATCCATCCCGGCTGCCGCGTCACCGCCGTGACGGAATTTTTCACTGCCGCCAACGCCGATGCGTTGCTCTCCCCTCCTCCCCCGCCGGCGCCGGGATTTTCCGTCGTCGTGGACGCCATCGACAACGTCGGCAACAAGGCCCTGCTCGTCGCCGAATGCGTGCGCCGCGGCCTCCCCTGCGTGACAACCGGCGGCGCCGGCGGCAAACGCGATGCCACCCGCCTGCGCACCGGCGACCTCGGCCACACCGGCGGCGACGACCTGCTCAAACAAGTGCGCAAGAAACTGCGCCGCGAGCACGGTTTCCCGGCCGGCGAACGCGAGCGCTTCGGCGTGCGCTGCGTGTGGTCGGATGAAAAACCGGTTTTCCCCTGGGCCGACGGCACCTGCCACACCGACATGGAACCCGGCAGCCGCCTGCGCCTCGACTGCGCCAGCGGCTTCGGCACAGCGGTCTGGGTGACGGCCGCCTTCGGCCTCGTCGCCGCCCAGGAGGCGGTCGCCGCGATCGCCGGCGTCCCTCAATCAAACACCACCGTCTTGTTCCCGTAA
- a CDS encoding LacI family transcriptional regulator, whose translation MTATRITLRSLATEAGVSPMTVSHALRGSGRVSAEVREAVRALAKARGYQVDPVLAAGMAQMRRRPGRRIESVLAWLNVTPDRDPFAGNPVFQLMWKGAKAQAEEAGYRLERFWLNEPGVSPERLAGIFRARGIEGVVVNQYYRQAAEGGRAPGLAFDLSRFACASVGTRLRAPDIHFAQADHFACALLALRRLHANGFRRVGLVCPPSVDAITGHRVCYAYEGFVKHTREMKAVPVFRTEGTLARGDGGEALERWIARCRPEVILGWLLPWNLTRLGFSVPQEVGVVTIDRVPAPGYENCAGVDQNHVEIGAAGVRVVIEQLRQGKRGIPETAAATMIEGRWVEGESLPAR comes from the coding sequence ATGACTGCGACCCGCATCACTCTCCGCTCCCTCGCCACCGAAGCCGGTGTCTCGCCGATGACGGTGAGCCATGCGTTGCGCGGGTCGGGGCGAGTGAGCGCGGAGGTGCGCGAGGCGGTGCGCGCGCTGGCCAAGGCTCGCGGGTATCAGGTCGATCCGGTGCTCGCCGCCGGGATGGCGCAGATGCGGCGGCGGCCGGGTCGCCGCATCGAATCGGTGCTGGCGTGGCTCAACGTGACGCCGGATCGCGATCCGTTTGCGGGCAATCCCGTGTTCCAGTTGATGTGGAAGGGGGCGAAGGCGCAGGCGGAGGAAGCGGGGTATCGGCTGGAGCGGTTCTGGCTCAACGAACCAGGCGTGTCGCCGGAGCGGCTGGCCGGCATCTTCCGGGCGCGAGGCATCGAGGGTGTAGTGGTTAATCAATACTACCGGCAGGCGGCGGAGGGGGGACGGGCGCCGGGGCTGGCGTTTGACCTGTCGCGGTTCGCCTGTGCGAGCGTGGGGACGCGACTCAGGGCGCCGGACATCCATTTTGCCCAGGCGGATCACTTCGCGTGCGCGTTGCTGGCATTGCGGCGATTGCATGCGAACGGGTTCCGGCGGGTGGGGCTGGTGTGTCCGCCATCGGTCGATGCGATCACGGGACATCGAGTGTGTTATGCGTACGAAGGCTTCGTGAAGCACACGCGGGAGATGAAGGCCGTTCCGGTTTTCCGGACCGAGGGGACGCTGGCGCGTGGCGACGGCGGCGAGGCGCTGGAGCGGTGGATCGCACGATGTCGGCCGGAGGTGATTCTGGGGTGGCTGTTGCCGTGGAATCTGACGCGTCTGGGATTTTCCGTGCCGCAAGAGGTGGGCGTGGTGACGATCGACCGCGTGCCGGCGCCGGGTTACGAGAACTGCGCAGGCGTGGACCAGAACCATGTCGAGATCGGCGCGGCGGGCGTGCGTGTCGTGATCGAGCAACTACGGCAGGGGAAGCGCGGGATTCCGGAAACGGCCGCGGCAACCATGATCGAGGGGCGGTGGGTGGAGGGGGAAAGTTTGCCCGCGAGATGA
- a CDS encoding beta-galactosidase, translating to MLCRATRDQRIGSCFSLHLKTHFFTFLCTPLLMLPPSSPADAVAASGAPATPAPIADGLPAPLPPSAKAPWKSRFTLTNGVLFKDDAPFYPIGFVFGTSDADLAQARAMGANAVHFDIGWNTAPRPGDIPDASFDKVRGMIRRAADWNMAVIPLLTGHYVPGWFQRAYPASEHAPVGSDGKRTGSWTPYSLHSPALREHIPAFWRATAAMVAAEPNVIGIGAWNEPGYGGTWNRGDQFAEYSQWAVAAWRDHLRTTFTTLDALNRAHGTGFATWDDVQPPRQPEAFNRRAWLDWMEFGQRAFAGFFAWERTIIKEAAPALLLTNKKQTNPWDRSTASSGTNWELMGRSEDIFGINLYSGSPFGTRNILDAASSYADGRPVMIFEINSMPPGAEARTPDTIRTLLWAPLAGGARGMFIFAFIRDTEHGILGPGGANAEGRAEYTRLLMQISAHQRELASPRVAGRIGIVYSTTAALQSTGDLVPRHASGAFSLFRNSHYQVDYIPEERCTPDYLKRYTLVVLPTATVLKPRETAAVQTYLADGGRLWAFGDSLARDELWAAQPPPAFLGLKDRKPPIGDRRHQQIGKVDSALESYFEGDCQIGGVEMVSAVVGDADAILPGAEIRTATHGRVLAWNSDSYPTLLQTSTGGRVIYSAFSSDYSAALRGLVEGITREIIGLRQEARLVGNATDMTASAVITGLREDYQDPSLRYLIAINTAWRPQKTRLELPEGWSLQGEALHNENHKTTPTHATLNADSLTLAPREVYLFTLKKRG from the coding sequence ATGTTATGTCGGGCAACCCGTGATCAGCGTATCGGCTCCTGTTTTTCGCTTCATTTGAAAACGCATTTTTTCACCTTCCTCTGCACGCCGTTGCTCATGCTTCCGCCATCCTCGCCGGCCGATGCTGTCGCCGCCTCGGGAGCGCCCGCCACCCCCGCGCCCATCGCCGACGGCCTGCCCGCCCCCTTGCCGCCCTCCGCCAAGGCGCCGTGGAAATCCCGTTTCACCCTCACCAACGGTGTCCTCTTCAAGGACGACGCCCCCTTTTATCCGATCGGCTTCGTCTTCGGCACGAGTGACGCCGACCTCGCCCAGGCCCGCGCCATGGGTGCCAACGCCGTCCACTTCGACATCGGCTGGAACACTGCGCCCCGCCCCGGCGACATTCCCGACGCCTCCTTTGACAAGGTTCGCGGCATGATCCGCCGCGCGGCCGACTGGAACATGGCCGTCATCCCGCTTCTCACCGGCCACTACGTCCCCGGCTGGTTCCAGCGCGCGTATCCGGCTTCCGAACACGCCCCCGTCGGCAGCGACGGCAAACGCACCGGAAGCTGGACCCCCTACAGCCTCCACTCCCCCGCACTCCGCGAGCACATCCCCGCCTTCTGGCGCGCCACCGCCGCCATGGTCGCCGCCGAGCCCAACGTCATCGGCATCGGTGCGTGGAACGAACCCGGCTACGGCGGCACCTGGAACCGTGGCGACCAGTTCGCCGAATATTCGCAATGGGCCGTCGCCGCCTGGCGCGATCACCTCCGCACCACCTTCACGACTCTCGACGCCCTCAACCGCGCCCACGGCACCGGCTTCGCCACCTGGGATGACGTGCAACCGCCTCGCCAGCCGGAAGCATTCAACCGCCGTGCCTGGCTCGACTGGATGGAGTTTGGCCAGCGCGCCTTCGCCGGCTTCTTCGCCTGGGAGCGCACGATCATCAAGGAGGCGGCCCCCGCCCTCCTGCTCACCAACAAGAAACAGACCAACCCGTGGGATCGCTCCACCGCCTCTTCCGGCACCAACTGGGAACTCATGGGCCGCTCCGAAGACATCTTTGGCATCAACCTCTACTCCGGCTCCCCCTTCGGCACGCGCAACATCCTCGACGCCGCCTCCAGCTACGCCGACGGCAGGCCGGTCATGATTTTCGAAATCAACTCCATGCCCCCCGGCGCCGAGGCCCGCACGCCCGACACCATTCGCACCCTCCTCTGGGCGCCGCTCGCCGGCGGTGCGCGCGGCATGTTCATCTTCGCTTTCATCCGGGATACCGAGCACGGCATCCTCGGCCCCGGGGGCGCCAACGCCGAAGGCCGCGCCGAATACACCCGCCTCCTCATGCAGATTTCCGCCCACCAGCGCGAACTCGCCTCGCCCCGCGTCGCCGGCCGCATCGGTATCGTCTATTCTACTACCGCCGCGCTCCAGTCTACCGGCGATCTCGTGCCCCGCCATGCCTCCGGCGCGTTCAGCCTCTTTCGCAACAGCCACTATCAGGTCGACTACATCCCCGAGGAACGCTGCACGCCCGACTACCTGAAACGCTACACCCTCGTCGTCCTGCCCACCGCCACCGTCCTCAAGCCCCGCGAAACCGCCGCCGTGCAGACGTATCTCGCCGACGGCGGCCGCCTCTGGGCCTTTGGCGACAGCCTCGCGCGTGACGAACTCTGGGCCGCGCAACCGCCCCCCGCCTTCCTCGGCCTCAAGGATCGCAAGCCTCCCATCGGGGACCGCCGCCACCAGCAGATCGGCAAAGTCGACTCCGCACTCGAAAGCTATTTTGAAGGCGACTGCCAGATCGGCGGCGTCGAGATGGTTTCCGCCGTCGTCGGCGACGCCGACGCGATCCTGCCCGGAGCCGAAATCAGGACCGCCACCCACGGCCGCGTGCTCGCCTGGAACAGCGACAGCTACCCGACCCTCCTGCAAACCTCCACCGGCGGCCGCGTCATCTACAGCGCTTTCAGTTCCGACTACTCCGCCGCCCTGCGCGGCCTTGTCGAAGGCATCACCCGCGAGATCATCGGCCTCCGGCAGGAAGCCCGCCTCGTCGGCAACGCCACCGACATGACCGCCAGCGCGGTCATCACCGGCCTGCGCGAAGATTACCAGGACCCGTCCCTCCGTTACCTCATCGCTATCAACACCGCCTGGCGCCCGCAAAAAACCCGCCTCGAACTTCCCGAAGGCTGGAGCCTGCAAGGGGAGGCGCTTCACAACGAAAACCACAAAACCACCCCCACCCATGCCACCCTGAATGCCGACTCGCTCACCCTCGCCCCGCGCGAAGTCTATCTCTTCACCTTGAAAAAACGCGGTTAA